The Hirundo rustica isolate bHirRus1 chromosome Z, bHirRus1.pri.v3, whole genome shotgun sequence genome contains the following window.
gaccatgtgacatcatgTTCAGGACATAAAGtggaggaaagaaggaggaaaggggcatgtttgtcttcccaagtgaCACTTAGATGTGATGGGAACTGCTCCCCTGGAGATAGCTGAACTCCTGCCTGCCCGTGGAAAGGGATGAAATAACTCCCTGTTTTGTTCTGCTTGAGTGCGTGGCTCCTGCTTTCCCTAtgaaactgtctttatctcaaccctcgagttttccagcttttacccttcCCATTCTCTCCCAGTCCCACTGGTGGAGGCATGAGCGAGTGGCTGCCTGGGGTTAAACCAGTTACCATGATTTACAGCCCAAGTGCTTACTGGAGTTCAACCTTCACAGAGAAGTTCATACTTTTTGTTAAATAGTACAGATCCTTAGATTATACTACTCTATTGACTTACATAAATAAGTAAACATTAAAACCATTATGtccagttttctgtttcttggaATAAAAAGCACGGAACTGTATACCTGTTCCTTTCAGAGATACACAACTGACTTCCTTTGTGTTTCGGCAAGCAccttcttcatcttctttcctATTTCCAGTTTTTCTGGATTAAACTATACCCATAGCGCAAGCAAAAACCCCTCTCTCTTCCCTAGCCAATAACCATATATAATGAATATAAAACTCCTGTGAACAGTGACAtctgaaacaaagcaaactgTGAAATACATCAGTGATCATCCAAGTTTTATAATTAGTGTGCTAAACCAATGACAGTTTCAGAGCATAATGAATTTCTATGTTTACCTTTTTCCAGGAGCCTATAAGGACACTGGGAAATTACACTGGAAAACGTAAAGAACTTATTTCTCACAAGTCAAAACCCAAATATGGTGAAAactcaaaaaacaacaaaaaaaggagtttGGGAGGTGAACAGGACAACACAGAGACAACTTCTGAAGTAACAATTTCAGTTAAATGCATGATCATGCAGTATGGTTCTGCTCTGGGTAGTTATTAATGTATCCTGACAAACCTTATCCAAAACAGGCATGGGCAGATGATAGGATTAGTCAACCTAACCAAAGCACATGGTGTGAAGCACAGATTGGCCTGAAGCCAGAGAGAGGAATCTAATGCATCAAGGCTAAACCCTTCCACATTAACACAAATAATGCCTGTCCTTAGAGCCTCAAGTAATACATCACACATGGGAGTAGCATAAATTTCTGCAACCTAACAACACACAAATCCTTCATCAAGTTGTGGAGTATACTAACTTCTCTATAAAGCCTGTTAAGGCCAAGACATGCAAATACATAAAATACTCCTTGTCTCTTATACTGAACAAATTGTCTTCTACTTACATTAACACTGTCATAAGTAGTTGCAAAAAAACCATTACACCAACAATctcaaacaaaaatataaaatgtgtgTATTTATGAAAATTATGAAACTTATGAATACAGCAGTCACAATGAGTTCTATATTAAGGGAATCTGTATACTTCAAGAACACAGTCTGAGGGTGTAGAACAAGAAGACTCTTGGTTTCACATCATTTGCAGTCACTCCCACACACAATATGGGCACCACAGAACTTGTGACTATCCTATGAATGCTTTACAGCCTGATTTCCATCAGCTGAAGCCACTCTTGTAAAGCTATACTGCAGTCACTTCCACATCAGAGATCATTTTACCAACATGAGAGAGAAACTCTCCAGAAAGGCTTCTAGTATGACTAAGATGCCTTGAACAAACAAAACTATATCTAAAAAATTAATGAGCATGCCCTCCTGGGTAGGGGGGAAGAAGGGGGAGTATCCTCAGACTTACTGTAGTTTTATTTCTACACTTTAACATTTGTATCTTTGTTACTGATGCAGACTACAAAAACTGACAATGCTTCACCATGATGagtaatgtaaaaaatattttattgttgaTTACTTCAAACCAGTCTCTGCCTGGGAAACACGGATATTTTTAAGTCAAGGTGATATTCAAAGATCCGTATTCTACTCAACACCAGAAGAACCCTCCTCTTATCAGAGTAATATGAGTCCTCTACTATCTGTTTTCAGTAACTTTTTATTATCTTAGGTTGAAGAGGCTTCAAGAAACCAGAGCATCatacttttgcttttatttgaaagGGTCTGTGTGTTTTTGCATCAAGAAACactaaaaattttaaagttttctccAACACTGGAATTTCTGACTACAACCACAGCAACTGGAATTCCTGAACTTACTACAACCATAGCATTAAGTTTATAAATAGTTCTTTAGAGTTCTACCTGCAGTTCACCTCCTAAGTTGCAGAATTCACTACTTCCTTTTTCCTAGAGGGTTCAAAGCATGCCCAAGCAGAACTAAAAATACGATAGGCATCCTTCAATACCTAAGTCCAGACACAGCCTTCAAGTGAAGCTCATTCTCCTAAACGTAACTGAAAAGTAAGAAttcagacattaaaaataactgcCCTTTATCACAATATCAGTTATGCAGGTCTCTCTAGAATAAACTTTTCCTCCCCTGTATTACTTCACATGGCTACAGCCCAGAACCATTTCATTTACACTACTCTGCACTTCGGTTGTCTCATTAGGTGCCTTTCCCATACCCTTTGACAAACTTGAGAATCAGAGCCTCAAGAATTTAAGTTCTTTTCCAGCCACCTAGTCAGAGACCTTTAATAGATCTTTAACCACACCCCCAATAGCGAATTCTGAGCTGTGCATCAGCCCTCTAAGCATGCATTGCTATTGCCTTGGCTAACCCTGGGAACTGCAATACCCAAACTGAATTCACTGAATGAATCCCTCTACTGAAAAACAGACATTGATCCCATCTTAAAAACAAGGCAATACTACAAGTTACCATCCTTACGGATGTTCAGCGGTAAGACCCTACATCATAACAtaaaggaacaaacaaaacaagatgcTGTCATAACACAGGAGGCCAAGCTGCCCTTGACCTAGTTAGACAGGAACTAGGAGTCCACACTTTAGTttccaagaatatttttttcaagagccctaattaaaaaaacatttccatgtaGAGACAAACCTGATCTAATATTTAAAGTATACTAATGGTAAGTGCTGTATTTACTGACAAAATGACTACCCAGAGCTACCAGGAGCAAAGTCATGAGAATTAGATCAACGGATACAACTCGGATTCTTTTACTCTCTTAAAACCTAAGCATGCTTTTCTGAGCACCTCGGCTGACAGCCAGCATTGTAAGCCCCTGTGGCCAAGGATTCAGGAGGCCAAGCACTACACTGTCAAGAAATTCAGATCACCTCAAAATTTATACAGCATATGATACAACATGTTACCTTAACCAGGCTCTACGAGTTGTCAATATTACCTGAAACATATTCTCATCTCTGTTACTGCTTTGCTTAGAAGAAGCTGCACCTTTCGAACTTTCACCAGTCTTTTGTTTCTTCACAGGTTTTTCTGGAGTTACTTGCTTTTTCCGCTTTGCCTTggagcagaacaaaaaaaagaaatgcatgaaCCACAGTCACTCTGTATGCTACAGATAAGTTTACACAGTATATCACAGCCTACTACCAAGCAATGCACTTTATCACCTCCACACTCTGAAGGCAGGAATCCAATACTGTATGTTTAGACTGGAATTTAAAAACTTCAAAATGAGCCTGATTCTGTTCTCAGTGAACTTAATACTTtcactttaaagaaaatttaatcaaatctaaatacatttcaaaaatccttctctttctgtgcAGTAACACTGTCAGTTCAGTagttttataaaaaattaaagtatgATGGAATAGGTACCCTCGTCCCCACTAAATagaacaaaaaatacagaacagcTTGCAacacctccaaaaaaaaaaaccaacacacacaaaaaaaaacaaacaaaaaaccccaaacaaacaaaaaaaccccacacaccaaaaccacaccccccaaaaaaaaccaaacaaacaaccacaaataacaacaacaaagatGAGATAATGAATAAAGGATCCAGactcttgctttttttaaagcatctaATTGCTGCCCACAACATGATAAATTATGCAATTTAAAGCATTTAGACAGTATCACCTGTAAATCAGATTACGCAGAGAAGCTACAGTTACTATTTCTAATCATGTAAAAATAGGAGACCAAACCTCTTCATGTACTGTACTACATTAAAAGACCTGGTGTCTGTGTTAGCACCTagcatttcttaaaaaagataaattaactatttttttctgattttgttcaaaATGACTGGCACATCTGTATAAAACTTCTAACTTAAAAAATGATTTAAATTAGCTAGAAACgtttaatttatatatttaaaacagaCATCTTAAAATTTATCATCTCCAAGACCCTCAGGTTGGCTCAGCTTTTAAATGAGAAACTAGCAGATGGTGtaacagcaaataaaagaaaatgaaacagagaaaaaatccCATGCAAACAAGATAAGCAAGTGACACAAGGAGCACAGGGCAAGTGCAGATTTTTGTTATGGAAAAGTAATCCAGATATTAAAATGGCAGTAGGTGTCTGTAGGCATCTTAAGACCAAATTCTTGCCACCAGGGCAGTTGATACAGAAGCCTTCTGAAGCCTGCCACAAAACAGCAAAGAATCACAGGGGATTTGCAATTATCATATGAAATggcatgaagaaaataaagtgcaactagagaaaaatacttttcttcagGGCAAAAATTATGCAATCCACCCATACTTGGAAGgtgggttgtttggtttttgttgttagAGTTGTTGAGGTGGGTGGGTGGAAGAGAAATTTTCTTAAAGTGTCTGACACATCATATGGAATGATATGCATGTTGTGACATAATGCTTACCTAATTCTTTAACCCCAGCCTGCAACAAAAGAGTTAATACAGTAATGAACTGTATATATTATTCACCTTTTTGTCAACTTCACTATCTGAATcactggcagatgagcttgaaGATACAAGTTCCTTTGATTTAGGcattctgggaaaagaaaaatagcatgAGAACACTATATAAGGAATGACATTCCATTTTGGCTTGAAAGCAATCTTCAAACCTGTTTGTACTGGCTCATCTTCTTCAAGCCTTCCTAaagatttttctgccttttcatttAAGCTTTACTACACACTGCAGATGAAGCATAAAGCACTATTCCCTCCTATACCTCCTCCTCTTTTTGCTGCAACTGCATTAAAACATATTTAGAGCACATTAAATGCAGTGGATTGGCTTCTGAACTGTCTACAGCGGAGTGATTTTTCACATATCCCTGGACATGGCCAAACCCACAATGTAAAATACACAATATAATACTGCTCTCCAGCTAAATCCCTTCTATTACTTACACAAATATGAATCATTAACATTCTAGCAATATCTATACTCTGACACGGGCATTTCACCCAGATGGATTTGCAAGCAGCATGCTGCACAATTGTCACACACGTGACACGCAAGCTCCTACCTATAATGTAACAGTCTGAAACACACCTCAGATACAGAGAGCTACAGCActgtaattaatattttcactgCAACTTCAATACATCAGTCTGGAAGACTAATAATTCGCCAGACAAGCAGACATTCAGCATTCCTTGAATGCGTGCTGCCAGGTGTCCTTGCACGTCACCCTGGTATGCAAACATGTGGTTAGATATAGCGGTTACACAGCTTCCCTGCTGCTAGAAACTCTCTGTAACAAATACACAGctcactttttctttcagaataaaagCAGGCATTCCTAAAAAACTGTGCAATACAAACCTCAGCTAGGAAGGGCCAAGATAATATT
Protein-coding sequences here:
- the SUB1 gene encoding activated RNA polymerase II transcriptional coactivator p15; the protein is MPKSKELVSSSSSASDSDSEVDKKAKRKKQVTPEKPVKKQKTGESSKGAASSKQSSNRDENMFQIGKMRYVSVRDFKGKVLIDIREYWMDQEGEMKPGRKGISLNPEQWNQLKEQISDIDDAVRKL